One window of Bacteroides sp. AN502(2024) genomic DNA carries:
- a CDS encoding tetratricopeptide repeat protein, with protein sequence MTKKLYLPLLMAMVVALFSSCSKKMGELSADYFTVTPQVLEAVGGKVPATINGKFPEKYFNKKAVVEVTPVLKWNGGEAKGQPATFQGERVEGNDQTISYKMGGSYTMKTSFDYVPEMAKSELYLEFKATIGKKVITIPAVKVADGVISTSELVNNTLGNANPALGEDAFQRIIKEKHDANIMFLIQQANIRSSELKTAKEFNKEVANVNEAANKKISNIEVSAYASPDGGVSLNTTLAENRENNTTKLLSKDLKKAKIDAPIDAKYTAQDWEGFQELVSKSNIQDKELILRVLSMYQDPAQREQEIKNISSVYKTLADEILPQLRRSRLTLNYEIIGKSDEEIAKLASSKPSELNVEELLYAATLTNDPAKQEAIYAQATKQFPNDYRGYNNLGKLAYQAGNVDKAESYFKKAASVNATPEVNMNLGLVSLIKGDKAAAEASFGKAAGTKELGESMGNLYIAQGQYERAVNSFGDAKTNSAALAQILAKDYNKAKNTLANVERPDAYTDYLMAVLGARTNNSSMVTKSLKSAVAKDPSLAKKAATDLEFAKYFTNADFMSIAK encoded by the coding sequence ATGACTAAGAAGTTGTACTTGCCTTTACTCATGGCAATGGTTGTTGCATTATTCTCTTCTTGCAGCAAAAAAATGGGTGAATTATCAGCTGACTACTTCACTGTTACTCCGCAAGTGCTGGAGGCAGTAGGTGGCAAAGTCCCTGCAACCATCAATGGAAAATTCCCTGAAAAGTATTTTAACAAAAAAGCGGTTGTTGAAGTAACTCCGGTTTTAAAATGGAACGGTGGCGAAGCTAAAGGCCAACCAGCTACTTTCCAAGGTGAAAGAGTGGAAGGTAACGACCAGACTATCTCTTACAAGATGGGCGGTAGCTACACCATGAAAACTTCCTTCGACTATGTTCCTGAAATGGCTAAGTCTGAACTGTACCTCGAATTTAAAGCTACTATCGGTAAGAAAGTGATTACGATCCCTGCTGTGAAAGTAGCTGATGGTGTCATTTCTACTTCTGAATTAGTTAACAATACATTAGGTAATGCAAACCCTGCATTGGGCGAAGACGCTTTCCAACGTATCATCAAAGAAAAACACGATGCTAACATCATGTTCTTGATCCAGCAAGCTAACATTCGTTCCAGTGAGTTGAAGACTGCTAAAGAATTCAACAAAGAGGTAGCTAATGTAAACGAAGCTGCCAACAAGAAGATCAGCAACATCGAAGTATCTGCATACGCTTCTCCTGATGGTGGTGTAAGCTTGAACACTACGCTTGCCGAGAACCGCGAAAACAACACAACCAAGTTGTTGAGCAAAGACCTGAAGAAAGCCAAAATCGACGCTCCGATCGATGCCAAATATACTGCACAGGACTGGGAAGGTTTCCAGGAACTGGTTTCAAAATCTAACATCCAAGACAAAGAGTTGATTCTCCGCGTACTGTCAATGTATCAAGATCCTGCACAAAGAGAACAAGAAATCAAAAACATCTCTTCAGTTTACAAAACTCTGGCTGACGAAATCCTTCCTCAGTTGCGTCGTTCTCGTTTGACTTTGAACTACGAAATCATCGGTAAGTCTGACGAAGAAATCGCTAAGCTGGCTTCTTCCAAGCCTTCCGAACTGAATGTAGAAGAATTGCTGTATGCTGCTACGCTGACTAACGATCCTGCTAAACAAGAAGCGATCTATGCTCAAGCTACCAAACAATTCCCGAACGATTACCGTGGTTACAACAACTTAGGTAAATTGGCTTACCAGGCCGGTAACGTTGACAAAGCAGAATCTTACTTCAAAAAAGCTGCCAGCGTTAACGCTACTCCTGAAGTTAACATGAACTTAGGTTTGGTTTCTTTGATAAAGGGTGACAAAGCTGCTGCTGAAGCATCATTCGGTAAAGCTGCCGGCACCAAAGAACTTGGCGAATCTATGGGTAACCTCTACATCGCTCAAGGTCAATATGAAAGAGCAGTTAACTCATTCGGCGACGCTAAGACCAACAGTGCAGCTTTGGCTCAAATCCTTGCAAAGGACTACAACAAGGCTAAAAACACATTGGCTAATGTAGAAAGACCGGATGCTTACACTGACTACCTGATGGCAGTTTTAGGCGCCAGAACCAACAACTCTTCTATGGTAACCAAGAGCCTGAAGAGCGCAGTTGCTAAAGATCCTTCATTGGCTAAGAAGGCAGCTACCGACCTGGAATTTGCAAAATACTTCACGAATGCAGATTTCATGAGCATCGCTAAATAA
- the xerD gene encoding site-specific tyrosine recombinase XerD — MEINEKKHKKEQQELIIRKYQQYLKLEKSLSLNTLDAYLTDLDKLMSFLTLEGINVLDVCLSDLQRFAAGLHDIGIHPRSQARILSGIKSFFRFLIIEDYLEADPSELLEGPKIGFKLPEVLTVEEIDRIISAVDLSKAEGQRNRAILETLYSCGLRVSELVTLKLSDLYFDEGFIKVEGKGSKQRLVPISPRAIKEIRLYIPDRNQIEVKKGYEDFVFVSQRRGKGLSRIMIFHMIKELAEKAGITKNISPHTFRHSFATHLLEGGANLRAIQCMLGHESIATTEIYTHIDRNMLRSEIIEHHPRNIKYRKEKEKLFH, encoded by the coding sequence ATGGAAATCAACGAAAAAAAGCATAAGAAGGAGCAACAAGAGCTGATAATCAGAAAGTATCAGCAATATCTCAAACTGGAAAAGTCTTTATCTCTTAATACGCTGGATGCCTACCTTACGGATCTGGACAAACTGATGAGCTTTCTGACATTGGAAGGGATTAACGTATTAGACGTATGCCTGTCCGATCTTCAACGTTTTGCGGCCGGATTACATGACATCGGTATTCATCCCCGTTCACAAGCCCGCATCTTATCAGGAATCAAATCATTCTTCCGTTTTCTTATCATTGAAGACTACTTGGAAGCAGACCCCAGTGAGCTATTAGAAGGACCAAAGATTGGCTTTAAGCTTCCCGAAGTACTGACTGTGGAGGAAATTGACCGGATTATCTCTGCCGTCGACCTCAGCAAAGCCGAGGGACAGCGAAACAGAGCTATTTTAGAGACATTATACAGTTGCGGGCTTCGCGTATCGGAGCTTGTCACCCTCAAGCTGTCCGATCTTTATTTTGATGAAGGTTTTATCAAAGTAGAAGGAAAGGGAAGCAAGCAGCGACTCGTCCCCATTTCTCCGCGGGCCATCAAAGAGATAAGACTTTACATACCAGACCGCAATCAAATTGAAGTGAAAAAAGGGTATGAAGATTTCGTTTTCGTCAGTCAACGAAGAGGTAAAGGTCTTTCCCGAATTATGATCTTTCACATGATAAAAGAATTAGCGGAGAAAGCGGGTATTACCAAAAACATCAGTCCGCACACTTTCCGGCATTCCTTTGCCACTCATCTATTGGAAGGTGGAGCCAATCTACGAGCCATTCAATGCATGCTCGGACATGAATCTATTGCAACAACAGAAATCTATACACACATCGATCGCAACATGCTTCGCAGTGAGATTATTGAGCATCACCCACGAAATATCAAGTACCGGAAAGAAAAAGAGAAACTATTTCATTAA
- the aroQ gene encoding type II 3-dehydroquinate dehydratase — protein MKIQIINGPNINLLGKREPSIYGSVTFEDYLADLRKRYVDVEIGYFQSNIEGEMIDCIQQVGFDADGIILNAGAYTHTSIALQDAIRSVTSPVIEVHISNVHSRESFRHVSMIACACKGVICGFGLNSYRLALEALLDR, from the coding sequence ATGAAGATACAAATTATTAATGGCCCGAATATTAATCTGTTGGGTAAGCGTGAACCTTCCATTTACGGAAGCGTTACATTTGAAGATTACTTGGCTGATCTTCGTAAAAGATACGTTGACGTGGAGATCGGCTATTTTCAATCGAACATTGAGGGGGAGATGATAGATTGCATACAGCAGGTGGGATTTGATGCGGATGGTATCATCTTGAATGCGGGTGCGTATACACATACTTCCATAGCTTTGCAGGATGCCATTCGTTCTGTGACATCTCCGGTGATTGAGGTACATATTTCCAATGTGCATAGTCGCGAGTCTTTCCGGCATGTGTCGATGATTGCTTGTGCTTGTAAGGGAGTGATTTGTGGCTTTGGACTAAATTCGTACCGCTTGGCTTTGGAAGCTTTATTGGATAGGTAA
- the pyk gene encoding pyruvate kinase: MLLKQTKIVASISDRRCDVDFIKQLFEAGMNVVRMNTAHASREGFEALIANVRAVSNRIAILMDTKGPEVRTTANAEPILYKIGEKVKIVGNPDLETTRECIAVSYSNFVSDLNIGGTILIDDGELELEVIDKTADYLLCEVKNEAALGSRKSVNVPGVRINLPSLTEKDRNNILYAIEKDIDFIAHSFVRNRRDVLDIREILDAHNSDIKIIAKIENQEGVDNIDEILEVADGVMVARGDLGIEVPQERIPGIQRVLIRKCILAKKPVIVATQMLHTMINNPRPTRAEVTDIANAIYYRTDALMLSGETAYGKYPVDAVKTMTKIAAQAEKDKLQENDIRIPLDENSNDVTAFLAKQAVKATSKLKIRAIITDSYSGRTARNLAAFRGKYPVLAICYKEKTMRHLALSYGVEAIYMPELANGQEYYFAALRRLLKEGRLQPTDMVGYLSSGKAGTKTSFLEINVVEDALKHAEDTVLPNNNRYL; encoded by the coding sequence ATGTTGTTGAAACAGACTAAGATTGTGGCTTCCATCTCGGATAGACGTTGTGATGTGGATTTTATCAAACAGTTGTTTGAAGCTGGGATGAATGTTGTGCGTATGAATACAGCGCACGCTAGTCGTGAAGGTTTTGAAGCTTTGATTGCAAATGTACGTGCTGTGTCTAACCGTATTGCGATTTTGATGGATACAAAAGGTCCGGAGGTTCGCACAACGGCTAATGCGGAGCCGATTCTCTATAAAATAGGAGAGAAAGTAAAGATTGTAGGTAATCCGGATTTGGAAACAACTCGTGAATGTATTGCTGTTTCATATTCGAACTTTGTGTCTGACTTGAATATCGGTGGTACGATTTTGATTGATGATGGCGAACTGGAACTGGAAGTTATTGATAAGACTGCTGATTATCTGCTTTGTGAAGTGAAGAACGAAGCTGCTTTGGGCAGTCGCAAAAGCGTGAATGTGCCGGGGGTTCGGATCAATCTTCCTTCGTTAACGGAGAAAGACCGTAATAATATCCTCTATGCTATCGAGAAGGATATCGACTTTATTGCTCATTCTTTTGTGCGTAATCGCCGGGATGTACTTGATATCCGTGAAATTCTGGATGCTCACAACAGTGATATCAAGATTATTGCTAAGATAGAGAACCAGGAAGGGGTGGATAATATTGATGAAATTCTGGAAGTGGCAGATGGCGTAATGGTTGCCCGTGGTGACTTGGGGATCGAAGTGCCTCAGGAACGTATCCCGGGAATCCAGCGTGTATTGATCCGGAAATGTATCCTTGCCAAGAAACCGGTAATCGTTGCTACTCAGATGCTCCATACAATGATAAATAATCCTCGTCCGACTCGTGCGGAAGTGACTGATATTGCCAATGCAATCTATTATCGTACGGATGCTTTGATGTTGAGCGGTGAGACTGCTTATGGAAAATATCCGGTGGATGCGGTAAAAACGATGACTAAAATCGCAGCCCAGGCTGAAAAGGATAAACTGCAAGAGAATGACATTCGTATCCCATTGGATGAGAATAGTAATGATGTAACAGCGTTCCTTGCCAAACAGGCTGTGAAAGCTACCTCTAAATTGAAGATACGTGCTATCATAACTGACAGTTATAGTGGGCGTACTGCCCGTAATTTGGCTGCTTTCCGTGGAAAATATCCGGTGTTGGCTATCTGCTATAAGGAAAAGACAATGCGTCATTTGGCTCTTTCTTACGGAGTGGAGGCTATCTATATGCCGGAATTGGCAAACGGACAGGAATATTATTTTGCAGCATTGCGCCGATTGTTGAAAGAGGGTCGCCTGCAGCCAACTGACATGGTAGGGTATTTGAGTAGTGGTAAAGCGGGTACAAAGACTTCATTCCTCGAAATCAATGTAGTAGAGGATGCGTTAAAGCATGCGGAGGATACTGTACTACCGAACAACAACCGCTATCTGTAA
- a CDS encoding O-methyltransferase, whose product MQETESIDEYILQHIDPESDYLKSLYRDTHVKLLRPRMASGHLQGRMLKMFVEMIRPRQILEIGTYSGYSALCLAEGLSEGGMLHTFEINDEQEDFTRPWLEKSLYADKIRFYIGDALELVPNLGVIFDMAFIDGDKRKYIEYYEMTLAHLSEGGYIIADNTLWDGHVLEQPRSSDAQTIGIKAFNDLVAEDKRVEKVILPLRDGLTIIRKK is encoded by the coding sequence ATGCAGGAAACCGAATCGATAGACGAATATATTTTGCAGCATATTGATCCCGAGAGCGATTATTTGAAATCGCTCTATCGGGATACACATGTAAAGCTTCTTCGGCCTCGGATGGCTTCCGGACATTTGCAGGGACGAATGTTGAAAATGTTTGTAGAGATGATTCGGCCCCGTCAGATATTGGAGATCGGAACGTATAGCGGATATTCCGCTCTTTGTCTGGCGGAAGGATTGTCGGAGGGTGGAATGTTGCATACGTTCGAAATAAATGATGAGCAAGAAGACTTTACCCGTCCGTGGTTGGAGAAATCGTTGTATGCAGATAAGATTCGTTTCTATATTGGTGATGCCTTAGAGCTTGTTCCCAATTTAGGTGTTATCTTTGATATGGCTTTTATCGATGGTGATAAGCGTAAGTATATCGAATATTATGAAATGACGCTGGCACATCTTTCCGAAGGTGGGTATATCATTGCCGATAACACGCTTTGGGATGGTCATGTGTTGGAACAGCCTCGTAGCAGTGATGCCCAGACAATTGGAATAAAGGCTTTCAATGATCTTGTTGCCGAAGATAAACGAGTGGAGAAAGTGATATTACCCTTGCGTGATGGGTTAACAATTATAAGAAAAAAATAA
- the rbfA gene encoding 30S ribosome-binding factor RbfA, translated as METTRQNKISRLLQKELSEIFLLQTKAMPGVLVSVSAVRISPDMSIARVYLSVFPSEKAEEIVKNINGNMKSIRYELGTRVRHQLRIIPELKFFVDDSLDYIEKIDSLLK; from the coding sequence ATGGAAACAACAAGACAGAATAAGATCTCTCGCCTGTTGCAAAAGGAACTAAGCGAGATATTCCTGCTTCAGACAAAAGCAATGCCGGGTGTGTTGGTATCCGTTAGCGCGGTGCGTATCAGCCCTGATATGAGTATTGCCCGTGTTTACCTCAGTGTTTTTCCGTCGGAGAAAGCGGAAGAAATAGTGAAGAATATCAATGGCAATATGAAATCCATCCGTTATGAATTGGGCACTCGTGTACGTCATCAACTACGTATTATCCCCGAACTGAAATTTTTCGTGGATGATTCATTGGATTATATCGAGAAGATTGATTCATTGCTGAAGTAA
- a CDS encoding FtsX-like permease family protein, with amino-acid sequence MNFPFYIARRYLFSKKKHNAINIISGISVCGVALATLALVCTLSVFNGFQDMVASFFTAFDPQLKITVREGKVFDGQDERIRAVCALPEIDVFTETLEENAMVQYKDRQAMVVLKGVEDNFEELTAIDSILYGAGEFLLHDSIVNYGVMGVELVSTLGTGLQFVDPLQVYLPKRDIKVNMANPGASFNRDYLYSPGVVFVVNQQEYDGKYILTSLDFLRQLLDYTTEVSAMELKLKPNVNISSVQSKIENILGDDFVVQDRYQQQADVFRIMEIEKFISYLFLTFILMIACFNVIGSLSMLILDKKEDVVTLRNLGADDKLISRIFLFEGRLISLFGAVSGIILGLILCFIQQRFGIISLGGDGGTFVVDAYPVSVHVWDVVLVFVTVLAVGFLSVWYPVRYLSKRLL; translated from the coding sequence GTGAATTTTCCCTTCTATATAGCACGGCGTTATCTTTTTTCAAAAAAGAAGCATAATGCTATTAATATCATATCCGGCATTTCTGTGTGCGGAGTAGCTCTTGCTACACTTGCATTGGTTTGTACCCTTTCCGTTTTTAATGGGTTTCAGGATATGGTGGCCAGTTTCTTTACCGCATTTGATCCGCAACTGAAAATTACTGTCCGTGAGGGTAAAGTCTTTGACGGGCAGGACGAGCGGATTCGTGCTGTCTGTGCGCTTCCCGAAATCGATGTCTTTACGGAGACACTTGAAGAGAATGCGATGGTGCAGTATAAAGACCGCCAAGCTATGGTTGTGTTGAAGGGGGTAGAAGATAATTTTGAAGAATTGACAGCCATTGATAGTATTCTCTATGGTGCCGGTGAATTCCTTCTGCACGACTCAATTGTGAACTATGGAGTGATGGGAGTAGAGTTAGTATCGACTTTGGGTACAGGTTTGCAATTTGTCGATCCTCTCCAAGTTTATCTCCCCAAACGGGATATCAAAGTAAACATGGCAAATCCCGGTGCTTCCTTTAATCGTGATTATCTGTATTCTCCCGGTGTCGTATTTGTAGTAAACCAGCAGGAGTATGATGGGAAGTATATTCTGACTTCTCTTGATTTCCTCCGTCAGCTTCTGGATTATACAACAGAAGTCTCTGCAATGGAATTGAAATTGAAGCCTAATGTCAATATTTCATCTGTACAATCCAAAATAGAGAATATATTAGGCGATGATTTTGTAGTTCAAGACCGTTATCAGCAGCAGGCGGATGTTTTCCGTATCATGGAAATAGAGAAATTTATTTCCTATTTATTTCTGACCTTTATCTTAATGATTGCCTGTTTCAATGTGATCGGTTCTCTTTCTATGTTGATTTTGGATAAGAAAGAGGATGTTGTGACTTTACGTAATCTTGGAGCTGACGACAAACTTATTTCCCGTATCTTTTTATTTGAAGGTCGGCTTATTTCTCTCTTCGGTGCCGTTTCCGGAATTATTCTAGGTCTGATACTATGTTTTATCCAGCAGAGGTTTGGGATAATATCGCTTGGTGGAGATGGTGGGACTTTTGTAGTGGACGCCTATCCGGTTAGTGTTCATGTTTGGGATGTAGTGCTTGTCTTTGTAACAGTTTTGGCTGTTGGCTTCCTTTCCGTATGGTATCCGGTGCGCTATTTAAGTAAGCGGCTTTTGTAA
- a CDS encoding RNA polymerase sigma factor, translating to MEDLERELLLISKGDELAFNSFMNRYSKRLYYHAFGILGNKEMAEEVVGDVFFEVWKLRSTLLEIASMLSWLNTIVYRKSISYLRKEAKSNQEISFEELQNFSFPDMQTPMDDMLSREEIQGLNKAIDSLPPKCKHVFFLAKLEQMPYAEIADMLQISLPTVNYHIGYAMNALRKKLVDG from the coding sequence ATGGAAGACCTGGAAAGAGAACTTTTGTTGATTTCCAAAGGGGATGAACTGGCTTTTAACAGTTTCATGAACCGATATTCGAAGAGGTTATACTATCACGCTTTTGGTATTCTTGGTAATAAAGAGATGGCAGAAGAAGTGGTCGGTGATGTTTTCTTTGAAGTGTGGAAACTACGTAGTACGCTTTTGGAAATTGCCAGCATGCTGAGTTGGTTGAATACAATTGTTTATCGTAAATCAATTTCTTATTTGCGCAAAGAGGCAAAGAGTAATCAGGAAATTTCTTTTGAGGAACTTCAAAATTTCTCTTTCCCTGATATGCAGACTCCGATGGATGATATGCTTTCGCGCGAGGAAATACAGGGATTGAATAAAGCGATCGATAGTTTGCCACCCAAATGCAAGCATGTATTCTTCCTGGCAAAACTCGAACAAATGCCTTATGCGGAAATTGCGGATATGTTGCAAATCTCACTTCCTACAGTGAACTACCATATAGGATATGCTATGAATGCCTTACGGAAGAAACTTGTGGACGGGTAA
- a CDS encoding FecR family protein: MDKDINDYKYGDLPDDIKLKSFIQHSTPADIDISGIKKRVFLKMHQQERKSRQRRIMMHIGSVAATLLLLIGIKYIVGENTTDGLHRTEVMELMADAYDEEVEVPVGEKMTLILADGTRIIANSRTVVRYPKRFDGEFREVYVKGEAYFDVAHDAEHPFLVNSDNFKVKVLGTKFNVNNYDVSDSQVVLVQGSVELKTSNNDRVRMKPNELVNLQEGGFAEKRLVNTDEYTCWMQGMINLVGESVKSVSQRISHYYGVTILFDDKISANKLYGKLVLGNQVKDVLKVIETMTQTRMKIHGDTIYLVKE; encoded by the coding sequence ATGGATAAAGATATTAATGATTATAAGTATGGTGATTTGCCGGACGACATCAAATTGAAGTCGTTCATACAACATAGCACTCCAGCCGATATAGATATTTCCGGCATCAAGAAAAGAGTTTTTTTGAAAATGCACCAGCAGGAACGCAAATCCAGGCAGCGACGCATTATGATGCATATTGGTTCGGTGGCTGCTACGCTACTTCTTTTAATAGGTATTAAATATATAGTCGGGGAGAATACAACAGACGGTTTGCATCGTACGGAAGTTATGGAATTGATGGCTGATGCTTACGATGAAGAAGTAGAAGTGCCTGTTGGCGAAAAGATGACGTTGATTTTAGCTGATGGTACCAGAATTATCGCCAACTCACGTACCGTTGTCCGTTATCCCAAACGTTTTGATGGTGAGTTCCGTGAGGTGTACGTGAAAGGTGAAGCCTACTTCGATGTGGCACATGATGCGGAACATCCCTTTTTAGTCAATTCTGATAACTTTAAAGTGAAGGTACTTGGAACCAAATTTAATGTGAACAATTATGATGTTTCAGATTCACAAGTTGTGTTGGTTCAGGGTTCGGTAGAGCTAAAAACGTCCAACAATGACAGAGTTCGTATGAAACCGAATGAACTGGTGAATTTGCAAGAGGGTGGTTTTGCTGAAAAACGATTAGTGAATACTGACGAATATACTTGCTGGATGCAAGGGATGATAAATCTTGTCGGTGAAAGTGTAAAGTCTGTATCCCAACGGATCAGTCATTATTACGGGGTGACTATTTTGTTTGATGATAAGATATCGGCAAATAAATTGTATGGCAAACTGGTACTTGGCAATCAGGTAAAGGACGTCTTGAAAGTCATTGAAACCATGACACAAACCCGAATGAAAATTCATGGTGATACAATCTACTTGGTGAAGGAGTAA
- a CDS encoding DUF4832 domain-containing protein, producing the protein MKRHTLLHTFMLFIAALILCGWFSALTQPIMTKGVKTPTQTVRFEPDTLSVLKNPLTGWVMYLGRAWDENFWQTHHYDAMPVNGGDSTVRVSDYAGTCYIRINWNMLESKEGDYVWNDPDSRIYKLLASVRERGMRLAFRINVDSRDQGQNTPLYVKEAGAKGFQDPNNPQIWSPYPDDAVFQQKYEKFLQAFAVAFDDPDKVDFIDAYGLGKWGEAHGVKYNNYSNKVEVFEWITDTYAKAFKRVPLVINYHRLVGDTISWAEPHPDSKRLLERAIAKGYTIRHDAFGMTGYYEQWEKDFARAYRFRLPIIMEGGWITGAHHRYWIDPSGKYRQGHSEDVRWGEYEESRNAHVNMMDLRIGDEVASWFNTSFDLVKRFEREGGYRLYPTEVSFVNKARSGERVSVQHNWRNLGWGYCPTNIPQWKGKYKVCIALMDDNHNIVKKQLADEADLSTWLQGRDGHYTTTVNLDGLQKGNYTWLIGLVDTTKACQPGLKMAVDKNLLFEGWCKVGKLKINN; encoded by the coding sequence ATGAAAAGACATACTCTATTACACACATTTATGCTTTTTATAGCAGCTCTAATACTCTGTGGATGGTTTTCGGCGCTTACACAACCTATTATGACAAAAGGAGTAAAGACTCCTACTCAAACAGTACGTTTTGAGCCGGATACTCTTTCGGTACTCAAAAATCCCCTAACAGGTTGGGTGATGTATTTGGGACGTGCATGGGATGAAAACTTTTGGCAAACTCACCATTATGATGCTATGCCCGTAAATGGTGGGGATTCCACTGTTCGCGTGAGCGATTACGCCGGTACATGTTATATTCGCATCAATTGGAATATGCTTGAGAGTAAAGAGGGAGATTATGTATGGAACGATCCGGACTCACGTATCTATAAATTGCTTGCTTCGGTGCGTGAACGTGGCATGCGACTGGCTTTCCGTATCAATGTAGACAGCCGCGACCAAGGACAGAACACACCTCTTTATGTAAAGGAAGCCGGTGCGAAAGGTTTTCAAGATCCTAATAATCCCCAAATATGGTCGCCTTATCCTGACGATGCTGTGTTTCAACAGAAATACGAAAAGTTCCTTCAAGCCTTTGCTGTTGCTTTTGACGATCCCGATAAAGTAGATTTTATTGATGCTTATGGGCTTGGTAAATGGGGAGAAGCACATGGCGTGAAGTATAATAACTACTCAAATAAAGTAGAAGTATTCGAGTGGATTACCGATACCTATGCAAAAGCTTTCAAACGTGTGCCATTGGTGATAAACTACCATCGTTTGGTGGGAGATACCATCAGCTGGGCAGAACCACACCCTGATAGTAAAAGATTGCTCGAAAGAGCCATTGCCAAAGGATACACCATTCGTCACGACGCTTTTGGCATGACTGGTTACTACGAACAGTGGGAAAAAGATTTTGCTCGTGCTTACCGCTTTCGCTTGCCCATCATTATGGAGGGAGGATGGATTACCGGAGCGCACCACCGTTACTGGATTGATCCTAGTGGCAAGTATCGCCAGGGGCATTCGGAAGATGTGCGGTGGGGCGAGTACGAAGAAAGCCGTAATGCCCATGTCAATATGATGGATCTTCGCATTGGTGATGAAGTAGCCTCGTGGTTTAATACCTCTTTCGATTTGGTGAAGCGTTTCGAACGTGAGGGAGGATACCGGCTCTATCCCACTGAGGTAAGTTTTGTTAATAAAGCCCGTTCAGGCGAGCGTGTGAGCGTGCAACACAATTGGCGCAATCTGGGTTGGGGATACTGTCCTACCAATATTCCTCAATGGAAAGGAAAATATAAAGTCTGCATCGCTTTGATGGATGACAATCATAACATTGTGAAAAAACAGCTTGCAGATGAGGCTGATCTCTCAACTTGGTTACAAGGGCGTGATGGTCATTATACCACAACTGTCAATTTGGATGGACTTCAAAAGGGAAACTACACTTGGCTTATTGGTTTGGTTGATACAACCAAAGCATGCCAGCCGGGCTTGAAAATGGCGGTCGACAAGAATCTTCTATTTGAGGGATGGTGCAAAGTCGGTAAACTTAAAATCAACAACTAA